The Lactuca sativa cultivar Salinas chromosome 2, Lsat_Salinas_v11, whole genome shotgun sequence genome includes the window atctggctgagctcggctggcagatccagcctatacgccaccttgcccacctgggctacaaccctgaacggtccgatgaatctcgggcccaacttgccccgcttcctgaatcgaatgacgcctttccaaggcggcatcttcaggagaaccatatccctgacttggaactccaagtcagatcgacgcttgtcggcgtaacttttctgccgactctgagcagtctgaagcctgctctggacctgctggatcctctcggtcgtcttgagcaccacttcggtgctccccatgactctctggccaacttcaccccagcatatcggggtcctgcaccttcgtCCGTACAATAGCtcaaatgggggacggtcaatactcgtgtgatagctgttgttgtatgagaactcggccaggggaagataggtatcccagctaccaccgaagtctagcacgcatgcccgcaacatatcctccagagcttggatggtctgctcgctctggccatccgtctgcgggtgaaaggcggtgctaaaatgcaaacgagtgcccaactcatcatgaaatctcttccaaaatctggaagtaaaacgcacatccttgtccgagatcaccgataccggcaccccgtgccgcgccacgatctccctaatatagatgtcggccaatttctcggccgatatgctctcctgaatcggaataaagtgagcactcttggttaatcgatccacgatgacccagatcgaatccactccacgcgcggtcctgggaagcttcgtaataaaatccatcgtgatatcttcccatttccacagtggaatatccaacggctgcatcttaccatgcagtctctgatgttcggccttgaccttcctgcaggtcaaacaccgctcaacgtaccatgccacatcccgcttcatgcacgaccaccaataatctagacgaagacccctatacatcttcgtcgccccgggatgaatagagaatcgggacttgtgcgcctcctccatcaaaatctggcgcacgcctccgtgatacggcacccacaccctacggtgtagtgtcaaaagtcctcagctatcataatcgaaggaggaaacctgacccaccacacgctcgctcttccgatgctcctccttgatagcctcctgttgagcctcccgaattcgctccaacaggggagtcaccacggtcatcctcatgtatatgtccctgatcggcgccgctttgcggctaagcgcatcggccaccacgttggccttccccgggtggtaaaggatctcgcaatcataatccttcaccacatccaaccaccgacgctgcctcatgttcagatttggctgatccatgaggtacctcagactcttgtggtccgtgtagatggtacgtcgaaccccgtagaggtaatgccgccaatttttgggggcaaaaaccaccgcccccaactccaaatcatgcgtcgggtagttcgcctcgtgaggcttgagctgccccGAAGCGTAGACAATGACATGCCCCATctacatcagtaccgcgcccaaccctgaaatggacacatcacaataaaccacaaaatcctctacgccctctggcagggctaagatcggtgcctcgcacaatctctgtctcggcgtctcaaatgcagcctgctgctcgggtccccatcgaaagaccacggctttcttcgttagccgcgtcaggggtacggctatcttggagaaatcctgaataaatctccgatagtagctcgctaatcccaggaaactccgaatctcagatggagacttcggaacctcccatctcatcacggccccgaccttggccggatcgaccagaatcccgttctggttgacgaggtgtccaagaaattgcacctcgcgcaaccaaaactcacacttggagaacttggcatacaagctctccctcctcagggtctccaaaacctccctcagatgttcctcatgctcctcctgagtcttggaataaatcaagatgtcatcaataaagactatcacagaccgatccagcatcggtctgcacacgcggttcatgaggtccatgaacgcggcaggagcgttggtgagcccaaacggcatcaccacaaactcatagtggccatagcgcgtccaaaACGCgatcttctgcgtatcctcctccctgaccctcatatgatgataacctgaacgtaagtcaatcttggagaaccaagatgctccctgaagctggtcaaagaggtcatcaatcctcgggagtgggtaacggttcttcaccgttaccttgttcagctcccggtaatctatacacatccgatgcgacccatccttctttttcacaaataggatcggggctccccaaggcgaactgctcggacgaataaatcccttgtctagcagctcctgcagctacgtagacaaatcctgcatctcgggaggagccaaccgatacggtgctttggctatcggagccgcaccaggaataaggtcaatcctaaactccacctgtcgctccggaggtatcccaggtagctcctccgggaaaacatctgcaaaatctcgaaccaccggaacctcactcattgtcgccttacccgcctcccgggtatccatcacatacgcgacatatcttgcgcatccctgctgaagatagcgtctagccctcgctgctgaacatacagtgggtccacactgcggcctttCGCCATGAATctctaactctcccccgcttggggtcctaacccgtactagctgctgcgcgcaatctatcaccgccccattagggctcaaccaatccatgccaataatcaccttgttcccgcgcaacggaatgggaaccaagtctactaagtaacgctcctcaaacaaacgcagaacgcaatctcgaaacaccattgATGCACGCACTGATCGATCAttagcaatctctacctctaaagggtaatctaactcgcccgaagtctcatgaaacttcttgctaagtgcaagagaaacaaacgatcgggatgcacccgaatcgaacaatacctgaactgggatgtcgttcacatggaacgatcctaatgcatacatatacatacggagcacatatcaatatcataacatcataaaataaaaaaaatagagggaaagaatcatacccgtcaccacatcgggtgcggcgcgtgtcTCCTcagtagtcaactggaatgctcagctcctcaccaccggagcctctgccttgccctgccggctatccgtgatccgcagggtcgctggagctggcgccttcaccggttctgaaactgtcaactgggggcaattggccttcttgtggcccctctggttgcagtggaaacacagcaactctgatgtctggaTAACTGCtgtcggagcagtgcaatccctgctgatgtgcccagacttgccgcacttgtagcaacctgatgatcccatcctgcacgccccctcgtgtggccttccgcatttcctgcagcggctcggtcctgactggcctttcggcctaccatctgatcccttgggcttcttccccgaagcccctcctgtctgtccctcctctaatttccgtttccggatgtgctccaaatctatctccctctccctcgccctggcaatcatagagtccaaggtagggcaagccgaaaagctaacatgctcctggatgtcagctcgtagcatatcgtgataacgagtcctcctcatatcttcgtcaccagcatactggggcaccaacaaagccctctcccggaacttggcggtgatctccgccatagtctccgtcgtctgcctcatgtccaaaaactccctggccagctgctgaagctcgacagccggcggaaactctgccctgaacctggtcacaaagtccgaccatgtcatagcctcgatagctgaggctcccaatgagtcacccactgactcccaccaatcccgagctcggtcccgtaaacaccccgctgcatacctcaccttcgacccctcggggcagaagctagtcaactgtgcagactcgatgtctgcaatccttcgcctggcagcaatggggtctttcaccccatggaagtccggcgcaccactgcccctgaagtccttgaaggacagtgtgcgagatcccgactggctagatgccaaatcactcctgaatgcccgcaggcgatcctccatcaactccatgatcccctccttgatcgacccaaagaggatgggggtcgactcaagaatgcctctagtgatctctgatgcgatgaactcgcgtagacCCTCATCTACCGgttcggaacctgatcccgaacctgacccctctcctgaaccgccatctaccagcctcgatcgaagtaccaccattctgcaatacatcacaacaatcattagagATACTGATATTTCCTGAGGGATCACatttacttacaagttccctggtcttgtcttggccttccttggttcgggtacagatcctctgctttcagtagtacgggcccatactaccttccatatctatccgtaccctcttcaaggattgcctcgactccaccagatccctttcgcTATTGCTGATCACCACTATACTCATCCCAGGctcgccctagggaaatctccgactctactcgatccagtcctcagctgctgcaggcctcctggtaatgccaattagccattacccgaataccatcacacgcgacgagactcagataatccttcgagtacccgactcgtccctacaacggttggactcaaacaagagctgcgcagtaggatcaaatctggtactctaagattattcaaccctgatcacatgtgacgtgacgtattcccCTGGTAGCTAATTCCCATTATTCggagtcccacatagcacgaagcaagcagcattcagacaagggtaacaataTCAATCGactctatctgcttacaggaactgcactagcataaagtgctaagctcatactatcaggcataacctagtcAGGCTATCCTACcgctgtctactcaataactagcatgTAATTTTCATTCAACCGGAACATataaaacaggcacataaggcatcactcctagatccttagtcctattctagcatgatgttctacaaaagctgataaacataacataaacttgtatgggtactttggggaatacttacttaagctcggccggtcgcacacatcacacacttcgttctttcttaaactcttttctcaattttagaaaacattttcgttttagaaatcttttaatccctcgatttgagttcagacacccctgaaggtgagtctaaatccctcaaaccagggctctgataccaacttgtaacgacccaattttcacgtccaaaaatttcgttttaaaaacattactttagaaaacatcaaCAGTTAAAAACATTGTTggatcaaaccataacacaacgTAGACCATGTTTAAAAGTCAAATCATACaacccatcaaaatatcagagtacaatcccagagaatctcgtaaatgcggaaaccagtgtgtgtggatgatgtgccgctaccgcgccagctccttcccctttgaagaagaggtgcctgaaaccaaaactgtaaactgtaagcacaaagcttagtgagttcccccatcgtaccacataccatacaaacacataacatacatactgtcaggctattctggggtgcctgactacccggtacgaccattatggggtgccgacctacccatgcggccattctggggtgctgtcctacccgtgtcaagccattctggggtgctgactacccatgtcaagccattctggggtgctgactgcccatcggtcctaacaaccgatcctcgaggactggtcccctcctactacctctatcgcataacataacaggccagcatgcaaacatatcatcacgtattgtcagacatttctggggtgtctgactacccttcggtcctaacaaccgaactctactactatcacatataacatatcatgctagcatataacatatcaggtagtagcaacctagatgatatcacaaagacaatcatctaacatacgactcctactggtgggccggcattgtggccgtagacccaccactactggaaggtaactcacctcaaagtagctgctgatctgatcgggaactgattgtctgctgctgcttcggaaatcctccggctgcaattcccacaacatactcaatcaaacactgctaactgtcctttgggtaaaatgaccattttacccctgatcatgccctaagtcaaagtcagagtcaactttcagttgacccgactcgccgagttggctctccaactcgccgagtccctacctaGACGATTGTCCTgagtcccgtttctactcgtcgagttaggctatgactcgacgagttcttcttctaaactgatattcaagtccttcatcctactcgccgagttgtatgaacaactcgtcgagttcatcttcatccgatgaacacttatgcagcgacttgccgagttgtatgaacagctcgccgagtctgttcttgatctacggagattgccttgaactcgtcgagtcagggcatcgactcgccgagttcctccatagatgagttcagcttccaactcaccgagtcacaccccgtgactcactgcacactcgacactacaaaaaggggacaaactcggagactcgcgagcaaactcgccgagtcgttgccatgcacctacTAAATACACaaatttgctcgattccagtccatgccattcacagatctggactcctagaaaacgaatcacacgtaaagtttccaactttacgtgtagatattcacccttaagggttttagggttcaaaatgtacccaagagggtagatctagggtcttcatgcaatgggggtccataaaggcaacagatctgagctcctagagctcaaccatgcctagatctaagggccaatcagcctattacgaaataatttgcacatacaaacttggggattggctcaagaatgacttaaatgaagtaataagcatagaaacaaggGGAAAAcagattatacctcaaaggaactgctgaaggagtacaaagatgcttggattccttcccttcctcttgacctacttccccttttgcctcaaaaccttcaagaacacacaacaattgcctcaaactctcaatgaacaaacttagaacgagggttgggagctctggggggtgaatgggggctggcctggggcagatatgttgcttaaatagggtgcaaacccctagaacttagggtttcatccaacagcggtgactcgccgagtccggaatatggactcgccgagtcgccaacttaaacatgtcccgggtctcgtccttactcggcgagtcgggcctatgactcgtcgagtccaaggcaaaaagaaggagaatactcaaataagatttacgtaccaggaaccaggtgctacacaagTAAAGGGTCAACTCCTAACAACTATAGGAAGGGATGCCAATAACCAAGTATATCCTATATGTTGGGCTGTGGTAGACATTGAAAACAAGCAAAACTGGAAATGGTTCTTGGAGCTTCTTCGTGAGGATGTTGGAGTACAAGAAGGTGGCGGTCTTACAGTTATATCAGACCAGCATAAGGTATATTGTTATTCTTGTCCCTTATGTCATAAATTTCAAAGTTTTTCTTgtccattttttcataaaaaaaaggtGTCAAATAACATTGCTATTCTTTTAGGGGCCACTTGAAGCAGTAAAGGAGGTCTTGCCAAATGCGGAGCATAGACAATGTGCTCGCCATATATATATGTAAACTTTAAGAAGTCATATAAAGGAGAAGAGTACAAAGATCTATTTTGGGCTGCTGTTGGTTGCACTGTCGAACCTGAATTCATATCTGTGATGGAGAGATTGAAGGCTATAAATGTGGGTGCATATGAATACTTAATGTCCCATAACCCGAGCTCATGGAGTCGTGCTTACTTTTGTCAAGGTAAGTATTACATTTTCCTTTTTACTTAAATTTGTCTTTATACTTTAATATAGCACTTAACATTTGGTGTTTGCACTTAACATTTGTGGTTTggatgtttttgcccttgttgatGTGCTAGATTGAACAAAGGAATGAGCAATTCCAATGCAACCAAAGTGGATGAATTTGTAAATCAAAGCGGATAAGGTTGTTGTAATTTAAGTAAAGCTGAAAATAGAATTCTGAAAACAAAAATCTGAAAATTAGAAATCTGAAAATCAGAAATCTGAAAAATAGGAAATCTGAAAATCAgaaatttgaaaaacaaaaatctgaaaatataaatatgaaaatagCAATCTAAAAATCTGAAAATAGCAATCTGAAAATCTGAAAATATAAATCTGAAAACAGCAATCTGAAAATCTGAAAACAACAATCTGAAATCTGAAAATAGCAATCTGAAAATCTGAAATCTGAAAACAACAATCTGAAAATCTGAAAAACAGGTATGTTTATTTGAAATCTGAAAAACATAAATATGAAAATAGGTGTGTTTATTTTTTAACAGATAGAGCATGTGAGACTTTTGAGAATGGTGTTAGTGAAAGCTTCAATGCGATGATTGTTGATGCTAGAAAGAGGCCATTGCTAACAATGTTGGAGATGATACGTTTAAGTGTCATGGAGAGAGTTTCTTTTATGTATAACCTACAACAAACGTGGGAGCCTCCTATTTGCCCTGCAATCATTAAGAAATTAG containing:
- the LOC111884692 gene encoding uncharacterized protein LOC111884692 — protein: MCSPYIYVNFKKSYKGEEYKDLFWAAVGCTVEPEFISVMERLKAINVGAYEYLMSHNPSSWSRAYFCQDRACETFENGVSESFNAMIVDARKRPLLTMLEMIRLSVMERVSFMYNLQQTWEPPICPAIIKKLETFGEHYRSWSVIPSGGGIFEARSTYESYCVDLQSWYCSCRLWELSGIPCVHAIAAMFYNQQNPEDFISPWFSSERFKDSYATFLQPMNGSNL